GCCGAGCGGTTCCACCTGGGCGACCGCATCGGCATCGCCTGGCTCCGACGGACCTGCGGCACGTGTCGCTTCTGCCGCCGTGGCGACGAGAACCTGTGTCTCGACCCACGGTTCACCGGGTGGGACGCCGACGGCGGCTACGCCGAGCACGCAGTGATCGATGAGCGCTACGCCTACGCCATCCCCGACGCCTTCGACGACGAGGAGGCGGCACCGCTGCTGTGCGCGGGCATCATCGGCTACCGGGCCCTGTGCCGGGCCGAGGTCCCCGCAGGTGGCACCCTCGGCATCTACGGCTTCGGCGGCTCTGCTCACCTCGCCGCCCAGGTCGCGATCTGGCAAGGGGCGACGGTGCACGTGATGACCCGATCGGCCGATGCCCGGGAGCTGGCCCTGCGGCTCGGCGCCACATCGGTCGGGGGCGCCTACGACCCGCCTCCCCAACCACTCGACGCGGCGATCCTCTTCGCTCCGGTCGGCGACCTGGTCCCGACCGCACTTGCCGGCCTCGACCGGGGAGGCACCCTGGCGATCGCCGGGATCCACCTCAGCGACATCCCACCGCTGCAGTACGACCGCCACCTGTTCCAGGAGCGCCAGGTGCGCAGCGTGACGGCCAACACCAGACACGACGGCGAGGAGCTCCTGCGGATCGCGGCGCAGGTGCCGATCGCGGTCGAGACCACCGCCTACCCCTTCGAGGCTGCCGACGAGGCGTTGGCGGACCTCGCCGCCGACCGGGTCACCGGTGCGGCGGTGCTCCGAGTAGACCGGCCCTGATTCGGGTAGGGAGGCGACGACCATGCTCTTCGAAGACCGACTCGATGCAGGAAGACAGCTGGCCCAGCGCGTCGAACATCTGCGGGACCCGCAACCGGTCGTGGTCGGTCTTCCCCGGGGTGGGGTTCCGGTGGCCGCCGAGGTGGCATCGCGCCTCGGCGCACCGCTCGACGTGCTGCTCGTGCGCAAGATCGGAGTTCCCAGCCAGCCCGAATTGGCCATGGGGGCGATCGGCGAAGGTGGCGTGCGGGTCGTGAACCAGGAGGTGGTCCGCATGGCGCGGGTCGCCGAAGACCAATGGGCCGCGGTCGAACAGCGCGAGTGGGCCGAACTGGAACGGCGCGCTCAGAAGCTGCGGGGTCCACACCCTCGCCTGTCCCTCGAGGGTCGGGTCGTGGTGCTCGTCGACGACGGGATCGCCACCGGGTCGACCGCCCGCGCCGCCTGCCGTGTCGCCCGCGCAGCGGGGGCGAAGCGGGTGGTCCTGGCGGTACCCGTGGCCCCCGGAGATTGGACCGAGACCTTCGCGGGCGAAGCCGACGAGTTGATCGCCCTGGCCACGCCCGAACCGTTCCAGGCGGTGGGCCGCTGGTACCGACGGTTCGACGCGACCTCCGACGAAGAGGTCGAAGCCTGCCTGAGCGACAACGCGAACCAGATCGACCGTCACGCGCACACCGAAGCTCGGGCACCCGCGTCGCTCGACGACGAGATGGTGATCCCCTGCGGTGCTGTCGACCTCGAGGGTCACCTCACGGTCCCGCCAGAGGCGACCGGGGTGGTCGTCTTCGCCCACGGCAGTGGGAGCAGCCGCCACAGCCCCCGCAACCAGTACGTGGCCTCGGTCCTGAACGACGCCGGCATCGGCACCCTGCTGTTCGACCTGCTCACCGACCGCGAGGCGGCCGACCGCCGAGCGGTGTTCGACATCGATCTGCTGGCGGGCCGGCTGGTGACCGCGACCACCTGGCTGCGGTCGACCCTGGATCCCGATGGCCCGGCGATCGGCTACTTCGGAGCCAGCACCGGAGCGGCGGCGGCCCTACAGGCAGCGGCGGAGGCGGACACCGAGATCGCGGCGGTGGTGAGCCGCGGCGGACGTCCGGACCTGGCCGGTCCCCACCTGGGCGCGGTCCGGGCACCGACCCTGCTCATCGTCGGCGGTGACGACACGGTGGTGCTCGACCTGAACCGCTCGGCGCAACAGCAGATGCAAGCCCGGGTCGAGTTGGTGGTCATCCCCGGTGCCACCCACCTGTTCGAGGAGCCAGGGACGCTCGAGGCGGCCGCAGGGTCCGCCCGCGACTGGTTCCTCGAACACTTCGACGCGGCCACGTGACGGGTCGACTACACCGGCGTCTGCTGGTGGATCGCCAGCTTCCAGTCGGCCCCGTCGGTCACATAGGTGCTCGACACCACGGCCTGGTATTCGACGTCGAAGTCACGGCGAGCGACGACCCGGTAGGCAAGCACGGCCACCGTGTCGGCCAGCACCACCAGCTTCGGTGCCCGGATGCGGAACCAGGCCCAGCTCGCACCGCTGATCCGATCGAGCGCGTCGGCACCGGTCGCCAGCCCGGCCACCACGCCGCTGCCCGGCACCAGCACCGCGGCATCGTCGACGAGTCGATCGCGAAAGTAGGCACGGCCGGTGCCGTCGACCAGGGACTGCCATCCCGCCCGCTCCAGCTCCACCAGCGTCGCCTGCAGATCCACGGACCACTCACTATCACGTCCCGACCACCCCCGGTAGCCTGACCCCGATGACCACGAGCGCCGCCACGATGCGCACCTGCCGCGAGGCCCCCACATGAGCACCGGGCGCATCATCTTGGCCTCGTCGTCTCCGCGGAGGGCGGCACTGCTGCGCCAGATCGGGCTCTCTCCCACGATCGACCCCGCCGCGATCGACGAGACGCTCGATGCCGGCGACCACACTGCCCCATGTGAGGCCGTGACCCGCCTGGCCCGCGACAAGGCAACAACGGTCGCCGAGCGTCACAAGGGCCAGCACGTGGCCGTGATCGGCGCCGACACCGTCGTCTGCATCGACGGAGAGATCCTCGGCAAACCGGCCGACATCGGCGAGGCGATCGCCATGCTGCACCGCCTCAGCGGCCAGACCCACGAGGTCCACACCGGGGTGTGCGTGGTGTCCAATGCGACCGACCGCTGCTTCGCCGACGTGGCCACCACCAGGGTCACGATGCGCCAGCTCGACAAGGGTGAGATCGCCGCCTACGTCGCCACCGGCGAGCCCGCCGACGCAGCCGGGGCATATGCCATCCAGGGCCGTGCCGCGGTGTTCGTCGAGCGGATCGAGGGGGACTACACCAACGTCGTCGGCTTGCCGCTCCCCCTCACCGAACGGTTGCTCGCCCAAGCGGGGGTCGAGGTCGCCCTGCGCTGGACCCGGACGTGATCGTCGCCATCGGCGACCTGGTCGACGACATCGTGGTCCGGGTCACCGGAGCCCATCAACCGTTGTCGGACACCCCCGCCACGATCGTGCACCGGCGCGGGGGCAGCGCGGCCAACGTGGCCACCATGGTCGCCCGCTGTGGTGGCCAGGCCCGCTTCATCGGCCACGTCGGTGACGACCACGTCGGCGACCGCCTTCTCGGCGAGATGTCCGACGACGGGGTCGAGCTGGCGGTGCGACGGGGAGGCCGGACCGGCACGCTGGTGGTGGTGGTCGCACCCGACGGCGATCGGAGCTTCTTCACCGACCGTGGATCCTGCAGCGACCTCTCGGATCCCGACCCAGGATGGCTCGACGGTGCCACTGCCCTCCACGTGCCCGCCTACTGCTTCGCCGACGAACCGCTCGCCGCCTCCACCGGCAGCCTCATCGCCCACGCCACCGACCGGCAGGTTCCGGTCAGCATCGACGCGTCGTCCACCGCGGTGATCTCCAAGCTGGGCACCAGGACGATGCTCGATCTGATCGACCGAGCCCACGCCGAGGTCGTGTTCGCCAACCGCGACGAAGCCGGCATG
The sequence above is drawn from the Acidimicrobiales bacterium genome and encodes:
- a CDS encoding zinc-dependent alcohol dehydrogenase family protein, with the translated sequence MRTWIIRNPAPVDHHPLALVERSAPVPVGREVRVRVSTCGVCRTDLHLAEGDLRPHLPGAIPGHEIVGVVDRVGDRAERFHLGDRIGIAWLRRTCGTCRFCRRGDENLCLDPRFTGWDADGGYAEHAVIDERYAYAIPDAFDDEEAAPLLCAGIIGYRALCRAEVPAGGTLGIYGFGGSAHLAAQVAIWQGATVHVMTRSADARELALRLGATSVGGAYDPPPQPLDAAILFAPVGDLVPTALAGLDRGGTLAIAGIHLSDIPPLQYDRHLFQERQVRSVTANTRHDGEELLRIAAQVPIAVETTAYPFEAADEALADLAADRVTGAAVLRVDRP
- a CDS encoding alpha/beta family hydrolase, encoding MLFEDRLDAGRQLAQRVEHLRDPQPVVVGLPRGGVPVAAEVASRLGAPLDVLLVRKIGVPSQPELAMGAIGEGGVRVVNQEVVRMARVAEDQWAAVEQREWAELERRAQKLRGPHPRLSLEGRVVVLVDDGIATGSTARAACRVARAAGAKRVVLAVPVAPGDWTETFAGEADELIALATPEPFQAVGRWYRRFDATSDEEVEACLSDNANQIDRHAHTEARAPASLDDEMVIPCGAVDLEGHLTVPPEATGVVVFAHGSGSSRHSPRNQYVASVLNDAGIGTLLFDLLTDREAADRRAVFDIDLLAGRLVTATTWLRSTLDPDGPAIGYFGASTGAAAALQAAAEADTEIAAVVSRGGRPDLAGPHLGAVRAPTLLIVGGDDTVVLDLNRSAQQQMQARVELVVIPGATHLFEEPGTLEAAAGSARDWFLEHFDAAT
- a CDS encoding Maf family protein codes for the protein MSTGRIILASSSPRRAALLRQIGLSPTIDPAAIDETLDAGDHTAPCEAVTRLARDKATTVAERHKGQHVAVIGADTVVCIDGEILGKPADIGEAIAMLHRLSGQTHEVHTGVCVVSNATDRCFADVATTRVTMRQLDKGEIAAYVATGEPADAAGAYAIQGRAAVFVERIEGDYTNVVGLPLPLTERLLAQAGVEVALRWTRT
- a CDS encoding PfkB family carbohydrate kinase, which codes for MIVAIGDLVDDIVVRVTGAHQPLSDTPATIVHRRGGSAANVATMVARCGGQARFIGHVGDDHVGDRLLGEMSDDGVELAVRRGGRTGTLVVVVAPDGDRSFFTDRGSCSDLSDPDPGWLDGATALHVPAYCFADEPLAASTGSLIAHATDRQVPVSIDASSTAVISKLGTRTMLDLIDRAHAEVVFANRDEAGMLGLGPGSPAPAATWTVVRNGGHETHLIDHRGATTTVMVPPVETVVDTTGAGDAFAAGWLLAREGAASPTDAIDAAHRVATRVLGRAGADLDRTDTSSWSDA